A window from Opitutia bacterium ISCC 52 encodes these proteins:
- the gcvPB gene encoding aminomethyl-transferring glycine dehydrogenase subunit GcvPB: protein MAPQSDSRPSLGYNPEALPRELKEYYVSASTEDLEAMLRTIGAESVGDLFSHIADDVKFSNPLDLPGPQSYEELQNTLFDWSCENKLRTSFLGDGLPQFEVPDIVPYVCNIRNLTTSYTPYQPERSQGTLLTHWIYQCCMTELTGFEAVNSSLYDRSTAIFEATCAALRMARKSDTVIISDGIYPGDREVIETLIQDTDIQIEWIPLDSETGLTSPNVISEKTEELGSRLAGVIFPHVNHHGLIEDVDTLTNCIREIGVKSIAVIDPMLLAYGGLKRPVDFGDNGVDMIVGEGQHLGLGANFGGPGLGLFGVRLNDSAKNDIRQSPGRYVGKAVDINGQECRVMVLSTREQHIRKEKATSNICSNQAYIATIVGAAVLQRGDAGMTQACSKARSNAVQAFQKLTRINALSFPFSNQAFFNEFVVEIPVPVSELITKGIASDLHIGVDVSNRVGEEKHLLKLSFNDRQSTEDIEQLVTFFEEQFPGESAEAISAPELAHDQTRSSHLTLPKVSLEELKAYYDKLGELNVSPDDTCYPLGSCTMKYNPYINDWAAGLPGFADSHPQAPSEDVQGNLRLLFETQEWFKAITGLAGVTTQPVAGAQGELVGIKLFQAYHTDRGDSERDAVIIPRSAHGTNFATATTAGYQNKVVNGRKTGIVYLEADPTGQIDMESLKEILATQGKHVAGIMVTNPNTGGIFESRFKEMADLIHEAGGLVYMDGANMNAIAGWVDLNALGVDAVHNNLHKTWTIPHGGGGPGDAIVAVSDKLVDFLPGFQIEKQSEQYLPVKATKSIGSFHRHWGNFAHKIRCFTYLLRLGGTGIKQMSAVAVLSSQYLFKTLGEHFPALPKDAQDIPRMHEFILTLDDADFEALEEAGISKAVAIPRIGKLFLDFGFHAPTVAFPEVYGLMFEPTESYSKAELDRFTEAVLAIRKIIRETPQLLAKVPIFTPINRVDEVTANRQLQLNESLQELPEPPQNRIAAKELQASTVDEIYQKLVAHA, encoded by the coding sequence ATGGCACCTCAATCCGATTCCCGCCCTTCCTTGGGCTACAACCCTGAAGCCCTACCAAGAGAACTGAAGGAATATTACGTCTCAGCCTCTACAGAAGATCTTGAGGCCATGCTTAGGACCATCGGCGCTGAGTCGGTCGGAGATCTGTTCTCCCATATTGCTGACGACGTTAAATTCTCCAATCCTCTCGATCTTCCCGGACCTCAATCCTACGAGGAATTGCAAAACACCCTGTTTGATTGGTCTTGCGAGAATAAACTTCGCACCTCCTTCCTCGGTGATGGCCTACCTCAATTTGAAGTGCCGGATATCGTTCCCTACGTTTGCAACATCCGCAACCTGACCACCTCATATACTCCCTACCAGCCTGAGAGAAGCCAAGGAACACTCCTAACCCACTGGATTTACCAGTGCTGTATGACAGAGCTGACCGGGTTCGAAGCCGTAAACTCATCTCTATACGACCGGTCGACTGCTATATTTGAAGCTACCTGCGCTGCTCTTCGCATGGCTCGTAAATCCGATACCGTGATTATTTCAGATGGTATTTATCCTGGAGATCGAGAAGTCATAGAAACGCTCATTCAAGATACCGACATTCAGATCGAGTGGATACCCCTCGATAGTGAGACGGGCCTCACTTCACCGAATGTGATCTCTGAAAAAACAGAAGAGCTAGGATCACGGCTAGCCGGCGTGATTTTCCCACATGTAAATCACCATGGACTTATCGAAGATGTAGATACGCTTACAAACTGCATCAGGGAAATCGGTGTTAAAAGTATCGCAGTCATAGATCCAATGTTACTCGCCTATGGAGGCCTGAAACGACCGGTCGATTTTGGAGACAACGGTGTAGACATGATTGTTGGCGAAGGACAACACCTCGGCCTGGGAGCAAACTTCGGCGGACCTGGGTTAGGTCTGTTCGGTGTGCGATTAAACGACTCGGCCAAGAACGATATTCGCCAATCACCGGGACGCTATGTTGGGAAAGCGGTCGACATCAATGGTCAGGAATGCCGAGTGATGGTCTTGTCCACACGCGAGCAACATATCAGAAAAGAGAAAGCTACTTCAAACATCTGCTCCAACCAGGCCTATATTGCCACGATCGTTGGAGCCGCTGTTCTTCAGCGTGGTGACGCCGGAATGACTCAAGCCTGTTCCAAAGCACGATCCAATGCCGTCCAAGCTTTCCAGAAGCTAACCAGAATCAATGCCCTGTCATTTCCCTTCTCAAACCAAGCATTCTTCAACGAGTTCGTAGTGGAAATACCGGTACCGGTATCCGAATTGATTACCAAAGGCATCGCGTCAGACCTACATATCGGCGTAGATGTTTCCAACCGTGTGGGAGAAGAAAAACATCTCCTGAAACTATCCTTCAATGACCGGCAATCCACAGAAGATATCGAACAATTGGTTACGTTCTTCGAAGAACAATTTCCGGGTGAATCCGCAGAAGCAATTTCAGCCCCAGAACTTGCCCACGATCAAACACGATCAAGCCACCTCACTCTGCCGAAGGTTTCACTCGAAGAGTTAAAAGCTTATTACGACAAACTAGGTGAGTTGAATGTGAGCCCAGACGATACTTGCTACCCTCTTGGGTCTTGCACGATGAAGTACAACCCATACATCAATGATTGGGCAGCAGGACTACCCGGATTCGCAGACTCGCATCCGCAAGCACCATCCGAAGATGTCCAGGGCAACCTGCGGCTGCTTTTCGAAACACAGGAATGGTTCAAAGCAATCACCGGGCTTGCCGGAGTTACAACGCAGCCCGTTGCGGGGGCACAAGGAGAGCTGGTAGGCATCAAACTGTTTCAAGCTTACCATACAGACCGAGGAGATTCGGAGCGCGATGCGGTTATTATTCCGCGCAGTGCCCACGGCACCAACTTTGCCACGGCTACTACGGCTGGCTATCAGAACAAAGTCGTCAATGGACGGAAGACCGGTATCGTTTATCTGGAAGCGGATCCCACCGGTCAAATCGACATGGAAAGCTTGAAGGAGATTCTGGCGACTCAAGGCAAGCACGTTGCTGGAATCATGGTCACCAATCCTAACACAGGCGGCATCTTTGAGAGTAGATTCAAGGAGATGGCCGATCTCATTCACGAAGCCGGCGGCCTTGTTTATATGGACGGCGCCAACATGAATGCGATAGCCGGTTGGGTCGACCTAAATGCTCTGGGTGTAGACGCGGTTCACAACAACTTACACAAAACCTGGACCATTCCACATGGTGGAGGCGGCCCGGGAGATGCCATCGTAGCCGTTAGCGACAAGCTCGTAGACTTCCTGCCTGGGTTCCAAATTGAAAAACAGAGCGAACAATACCTGCCAGTTAAAGCAACCAAATCGATCGGTTCATTCCATCGCCATTGGGGTAACTTTGCCCACAAGATTCGATGCTTCACTTACCTGCTTCGGTTGGGTGGAACTGGGATCAAGCAAATGTCTGCCGTAGCGGTGTTGTCGTCCCAGTACTTATTCAAAACTCTGGGTGAGCACTTCCCTGCCCTGCCAAAAGACGCCCAAGATATTCCGCGCATGCATGAATTTATCCTGACCCTCGATGACGCAGATTTCGAGGCGTTGGAAGAAGCTGGCATTTCCAAAGCAGTTGCCATACCACGCATTGGGAAACTTTTCCTGGACTTTGGTTTCCATGCGCCAACGGTGGCCTTCCCTGAAGTATACGGTCTCATGTTCGAGCCCACAGAGAGTTATAGTAAAGCTGAGCTGGATCGTTTCACGGAAGCGGTGCTAGCTATTCGGAAAATCATTCGAGAGACACCTCAATTGTTAGCCAAGGTTCCCATCTTTACGCCCATCAATCGAGTCGATGAAGTAACTGCAAATCGACAACTCCAGCTCAACGAATCACTACAAGAGCTCCCTGAGCCGCCACAAAACCGTATCGCCGCCAAAGAACTTCAAGCAAGCACGGTGGATGAGATTTATCAAAAGCTCGTCGCTCACGCCTAA
- the nth gene encoding endonuclease III, which yields MTKKERSEYVVQYLENLYPETPVPLDHKDAYTLLVAVLLSAQCTDVRVNQVTPALFKLADNPVDMAKKRVETIRNIIKPCGLSPRKSAAISELSKILNREHGSEVPADMEALEALPGVGHKTASVVMSQAFGVAAFPVDTHIHRLAQRWKLTSGKNVVQTEKDLKRLFPKELWNKLHLQIIFYGREYCSARGCDGRDCPLCKELFPNRKSAVVAQKA from the coding sequence ATGACTAAAAAAGAACGCTCAGAGTACGTAGTCCAATACCTCGAGAATCTTTATCCTGAGACCCCAGTGCCTTTGGATCACAAGGATGCTTACACGTTGCTGGTAGCCGTCTTGCTCTCGGCCCAATGCACGGACGTTCGCGTCAATCAAGTGACACCGGCCTTGTTCAAGTTGGCTGACAATCCCGTCGACATGGCGAAGAAGCGGGTGGAGACGATCAGGAATATCATCAAGCCCTGTGGCTTATCGCCTCGAAAGTCCGCCGCTATCTCCGAGTTGTCCAAGATTCTTAATCGAGAACATGGAAGTGAGGTGCCTGCAGATATGGAGGCTCTTGAAGCATTACCAGGAGTCGGTCACAAAACGGCTTCCGTGGTGATGTCGCAGGCCTTTGGTGTCGCGGCTTTTCCCGTCGACACACACATCCACCGGCTTGCCCAGAGGTGGAAACTTACTTCAGGCAAGAATGTGGTGCAGACAGAAAAGGATTTGAAGCGACTGTTTCCTAAGGAGCTTTGGAACAAGTTGCATCTACAAATTATTTTTTATGGTCGCGAGTATTGTTCCGCGCGTGGTTGTGATGGGAGAGATTGCCCTCTCTGCAAAGAGCTATTCCCAAATCGTAAGTCCGCAGTGGTTGCTCAGAAGGCCTGA
- a CDS encoding thermonuclease family protein, whose product MKERVLIFAVGFAISCLGIMFFLHFRSVKSGGEGIIKRLINTAGELGTVEEWIEADQFVVKLSGETVTVQLNAIDSPSQNLPGGREALAHVQELIKDQPVRLLEFRRNDAGLVIGEVYTKDNLSVNEQLMKAGWAWFYEPDSNHNPYYRELNESAIEEKRGLWSLETPTPPWETVARNTAPN is encoded by the coding sequence ATGAAAGAACGCGTACTCATTTTTGCCGTCGGTTTTGCTATCAGCTGCTTAGGCATCATGTTCTTTCTTCATTTCCGAAGTGTAAAGTCCGGAGGAGAGGGCATCATCAAGCGATTGATAAACACAGCGGGTGAGCTTGGGACCGTTGAGGAATGGATCGAAGCCGACCAGTTTGTCGTTAAGCTTTCAGGAGAGACCGTAACGGTTCAGCTCAATGCGATCGACTCGCCTTCCCAAAATCTCCCAGGTGGTCGTGAGGCATTGGCTCATGTCCAAGAACTTATCAAGGACCAGCCCGTACGCCTTCTAGAATTTCGACGGAATGACGCAGGCCTCGTAATTGGTGAGGTTTATACGAAAGACAACCTCAGCGTGAATGAACAGTTGATGAAAGCTGGATGGGCTTGGTTTTACGAACCTGATTCAAATCACAATCCTTATTACAGGGAACTCAACGAATCAGCGATCGAAGAAAAGCGCGGCCTATGGTCACTTGAAACACCGACTCCACCCTGGGAAACAGTAGCTCGTAACACAGCACCCAACTAA
- the clpB gene encoding ATP-dependent chaperone ClpB, whose protein sequence is MNTQKFTEMSLRAIQDAQQYALQAGNPEVDAYHLLKALVEQEHGIVPELLSKMSLSASALSLALDRELEKLPKTSGSVDTSKVYMTQALNQVFAEAEKAADHLKDEFVSVEHLFLGLIEVNQPDGMASLFRSFAIEKKAVLEALSGIRGSQRVTNPNPENTYNVLEKYGVDLVELARSNKIDPVIGRDEEIRRVIHILSRKTKNNPVLIGEPGVGKTAIVEGLAQRIVRGDVPEGLKDRTLFSLDMGALIAGAKYRGEFEERLKAVLKEIKESEGKILLFIDELHTVVGAGKVDGAMDAGNLLKPMLARGELHCIGATTLDEYRKHIEKDAALERRFQTVQVDQPTVEESISILRGLKERFELHHGVRIQDNALVNAAVLSHRYISDRFLPDKAIDLMDEACATIRTDIDSLPAELDTLQRKVMQLEIEDAALRQEKDDASKRRLDELGKELVDLKEQTETLRRQWEKEKEELTKVQKIREELEEAKQAMERAERSYELNEVAILKHGKIPELEEELERLEAASVDEAKLLKEEVSSEEIADIVARWTGIPVTRLLEGEKEKLLQLDRVLHERVIGQDEAVTAVGESILRARSGIKDPKRPIGSFLFLGPTGVGKTELAKTLAESLFDSEDNIVRLDMSEYMVKHSVSRMIGAPPGYVGFDDGGQLTEAVRRKPYSVVLFDEIEKAHPDVFNVLLQILDDGRITDSHGRTVDFKNTIIIMTSNLGSHRLMDSMESGEISESVRESILADLRKAFRPEFLNRIDDSLVFKPLQLEEIEKIVGLLLKELIERLKAREIELIVPASVIEWIAEKGFDPVYGARPLKRFIQKHLETAIARQLISGEISKGVVVEVELADDGLAVSTHSQAA, encoded by the coding sequence ATGAATACTCAAAAGTTTACCGAAATGTCCTTACGTGCCATTCAGGACGCTCAGCAATATGCCCTGCAAGCTGGGAATCCTGAAGTGGATGCGTATCATCTTTTAAAAGCCCTGGTCGAGCAGGAGCATGGAATTGTGCCTGAGCTGCTTAGCAAAATGAGTCTGTCTGCTTCGGCCCTTTCTTTGGCCCTGGATCGGGAGCTTGAGAAGCTTCCGAAAACATCTGGAAGTGTTGATACAAGTAAAGTTTATATGACCCAGGCCTTGAATCAGGTGTTTGCAGAAGCGGAAAAGGCGGCTGATCACTTAAAGGATGAGTTTGTCAGTGTAGAGCATTTGTTCCTTGGTTTGATTGAAGTGAATCAACCGGATGGCATGGCTTCTCTTTTCAGGAGCTTTGCGATTGAGAAAAAAGCCGTGCTCGAAGCATTGAGTGGAATTCGTGGAAGCCAGCGGGTAACGAATCCCAATCCTGAGAATACATACAATGTCTTAGAAAAGTATGGAGTGGATCTAGTTGAACTTGCTCGCTCAAACAAAATTGACCCGGTTATTGGCCGCGATGAAGAGATAAGGAGAGTCATCCACATTCTTTCAAGAAAGACCAAAAATAATCCAGTGCTCATTGGAGAACCCGGAGTAGGAAAGACTGCCATTGTGGAAGGCCTCGCTCAGCGGATCGTACGTGGTGATGTTCCAGAAGGTCTAAAGGATCGCACACTCTTTTCCTTGGATATGGGTGCTCTGATTGCTGGTGCCAAGTATCGTGGTGAATTCGAAGAACGCTTGAAGGCGGTACTAAAAGAAATCAAGGAAAGTGAAGGAAAGATCCTTCTATTCATTGATGAACTACACACGGTGGTTGGTGCGGGTAAAGTAGATGGTGCCATGGATGCAGGAAATTTGCTGAAGCCTATGCTCGCTCGCGGAGAGCTCCACTGTATTGGTGCGACGACCTTGGATGAGTACCGAAAGCACATCGAAAAGGATGCTGCATTGGAACGACGTTTTCAAACCGTTCAAGTGGATCAGCCGACTGTTGAAGAATCGATTTCGATTCTTCGTGGATTGAAAGAACGATTCGAGCTTCACCATGGTGTGAGGATTCAAGACAACGCTCTGGTCAATGCTGCAGTGTTGTCCCACCGGTATATTTCTGACCGATTTTTACCTGATAAAGCGATCGATTTGATGGATGAGGCGTGTGCCACCATTCGAACTGATATCGATAGTTTGCCAGCAGAGCTTGATACCTTGCAGCGGAAAGTCATGCAGCTTGAGATCGAAGATGCTGCTCTTCGTCAGGAGAAGGACGATGCGAGTAAACGTAGGCTTGACGAGCTCGGGAAGGAGCTTGTGGATCTAAAGGAGCAGACTGAAACGCTACGTCGGCAATGGGAGAAAGAAAAGGAAGAGCTGACTAAGGTCCAAAAGATCAGGGAAGAGCTTGAAGAAGCGAAGCAAGCAATGGAGCGTGCTGAGCGCTCCTACGAATTGAATGAAGTTGCGATCTTGAAACATGGAAAGATTCCTGAACTCGAGGAGGAGCTTGAGCGATTAGAGGCTGCCTCGGTTGATGAGGCCAAGTTGCTCAAGGAAGAAGTTTCCTCTGAGGAGATTGCGGACATAGTAGCCCGCTGGACGGGCATTCCGGTGACTCGGTTATTGGAAGGGGAGAAGGAAAAGCTCCTGCAATTGGATCGTGTATTGCATGAACGTGTGATTGGCCAAGATGAGGCTGTGACCGCAGTTGGTGAATCGATCTTGAGAGCTCGCTCAGGGATTAAAGATCCAAAACGTCCGATTGGCTCGTTCCTATTTCTAGGCCCCACAGGAGTTGGAAAGACGGAGCTCGCTAAAACACTCGCTGAATCTCTGTTTGACAGCGAAGACAACATCGTTCGCTTGGATATGTCCGAATACATGGTGAAGCACTCGGTCTCAAGAATGATTGGAGCACCTCCTGGTTATGTAGGCTTTGACGATGGCGGACAATTGACCGAAGCGGTAAGGCGTAAGCCTTATTCAGTGGTATTGTTTGATGAGATAGAGAAAGCCCATCCGGATGTATTCAATGTGTTGCTACAGATACTGGATGACGGAAGGATTACCGATTCGCATGGTCGAACCGTCGACTTTAAGAATACTATTATCATTATGACTTCAAATTTGGGGAGTCATCGATTGATGGATTCCATGGAAAGCGGTGAAATTTCTGAATCTGTTAGAGAATCCATTCTGGCCGATCTTCGAAAAGCATTTCGTCCCGAGTTTCTTAATCGGATCGATGACTCTCTTGTTTTCAAACCTTTGCAGCTTGAGGAAATTGAGAAGATTGTCGGATTGCTGCTGAAGGAGCTGATTGAGCGATTGAAAGCCCGTGAGATTGAGCTTATTGTGCCGGCTTCAGTGATTGAGTGGATTGCCGAAAAAGGATTCGATCCTGTTTATGGAGCTCGACCTTTGAAGCGGTTTATTCAGAAGCACCTTGAAACGGCAATTGCACGGCAGTTGATATCCGGAGAAATTTCTAAAGGCGTGGTGGTAGAAGTAGAATTGGCTGATGACGGATTGGCGGTGAGCACTCACAGCCAAGCTGCCTGA
- a CDS encoding iron ABC transporter permease — translation MSRNTAYFIFGLTLTFFLAFFLWPIFQILKGGFRNANGSFTLIYFFEVFANPIYLEGFRNAFLIAFLTTSFSFLISVPLAFAADRYQFRGKGILQSLLLIPIILPPFVGAIGVKQIFGQYGAINSFLQSLGILSENHTIDWIGMNPFWGVVILNTLHLYPIIYLNAVAALANIDPNMEEAAENLGCTGFEKFRKITLPLIRPGLFAGGTIVFIWAFTELGVPLIFDYSRVTSVQIYYGIKDIGGSPFPYALVAAMLLGSVLIYAVGKGIFGRSSYAMMAKATHASSTRSLGIQGTILCWLAFLLVIGLATLPHLGVVILSFAPDWYATILPSEWTLSNYQLALGHDLTVSSIANSLKYASVATVLDIILGICIAYVLVRTKIPGRGILDALAMLPLAVPGLVLAFGYLAMSQDGKLFAFLNPIENPTLLLIIAYGIRRLPYIVRSAVAGFEQSSETYEEAAQNLGCHPAKSIIKITLPLIMANLLAGALLSFSFAMLEVSDSLILAQKQAFYPITKAIYELFQLLGDGRFVASALGVWAMVFLAVCIMGASLILGRKLGTIFRV, via the coding sequence ATGTCTCGGAATACTGCCTACTTCATCTTTGGCCTTACGCTTACCTTCTTCCTCGCCTTTTTTCTCTGGCCGATCTTCCAAATCCTGAAAGGCGGATTCAGGAATGCAAACGGCAGCTTCACCCTGATATACTTTTTTGAGGTATTCGCTAATCCAATTTATCTGGAAGGTTTTCGGAATGCATTCCTGATCGCATTTCTGACAACCTCATTTTCCTTTCTGATATCCGTACCCCTGGCCTTTGCCGCTGACCGGTATCAATTCCGGGGAAAAGGGATTCTTCAAAGCCTTTTGCTCATCCCGATCATTCTCCCCCCTTTTGTAGGAGCAATTGGCGTAAAACAAATTTTTGGGCAATACGGAGCCATCAACTCATTCCTTCAATCACTGGGAATCCTCTCAGAAAACCATACCATTGACTGGATAGGGATGAATCCATTCTGGGGAGTCGTCATCCTGAACACCCTCCACCTCTACCCCATAATATATCTTAACGCCGTTGCCGCACTCGCAAATATCGACCCGAATATGGAAGAGGCGGCCGAAAATTTGGGCTGCACTGGTTTCGAAAAATTCAGGAAAATCACATTACCTCTCATTCGGCCAGGTTTGTTCGCTGGAGGAACCATCGTGTTCATCTGGGCATTCACTGAGTTGGGGGTCCCACTCATCTTTGATTACTCCCGCGTCACATCAGTTCAGATTTATTATGGGATAAAAGATATTGGTGGTAGCCCATTTCCCTATGCCTTGGTTGCAGCGATGCTCTTGGGCTCGGTTCTGATTTACGCCGTAGGAAAAGGAATCTTCGGAAGAAGTAGCTACGCCATGATGGCGAAGGCGACACACGCCAGTAGTACTCGCAGTCTAGGTATCCAAGGAACGATACTTTGTTGGTTGGCATTTCTACTGGTGATCGGCCTGGCTACATTACCCCACCTGGGAGTTGTTATTCTGTCTTTCGCTCCTGATTGGTATGCTACCATCCTACCCTCTGAATGGACCCTTTCTAATTATCAATTGGCCCTCGGTCATGACCTCACTGTATCGTCCATAGCCAACAGCTTAAAGTACGCATCCGTTGCTACCGTCCTGGACATCATACTTGGGATCTGCATCGCATATGTTCTCGTTCGCACAAAAATTCCCGGAAGAGGAATCTTGGATGCGCTTGCCATGCTCCCCCTTGCTGTTCCGGGTCTTGTACTTGCATTTGGCTATCTTGCAATGAGTCAGGATGGTAAACTCTTCGCCTTCCTCAATCCAATCGAGAACCCGACTCTGCTACTCATCATAGCCTATGGCATCAGACGTCTGCCCTACATTGTGCGCAGTGCGGTCGCTGGCTTCGAACAGTCCAGTGAAACCTACGAGGAAGCAGCCCAAAACCTGGGATGCCATCCAGCGAAATCGATCATCAAGATCACGCTACCACTGATTATGGCGAACCTGTTAGCTGGAGCGCTCTTGAGTTTCTCGTTCGCCATGCTCGAAGTTTCCGACTCCTTGATCCTCGCACAAAAGCAGGCCTTTTACCCCATTACCAAAGCGATCTATGAACTCTTCCAGCTCCTGGGGGATGGTCGCTTTGTAGCATCGGCTCTGGGAGTTTGGGCTATGGTCTTTCTGGCAGTCTGCATAATGGGTGCCAGCCTCATCCTAGGGAGGAAGCTGGGCACCATTTTCAGAGTCTGA
- a CDS encoding response regulator, which yields MAKILLVEDLSASRELYATMLSNLNYEVVEAASGEEGLEIAKKEGSSFNVLVTDLVLPGIGGLELASEVYNLCPDIKILIISGYTEDMVILEDHLKTNTVFLAKPFEVESLNLKIQELLA from the coding sequence ATGGCAAAGATACTTTTAGTCGAAGACCTATCCGCAAGCCGGGAGCTATACGCCACCATGTTAAGCAACCTCAATTATGAAGTTGTTGAAGCTGCCAGCGGGGAGGAAGGGCTCGAAATCGCTAAAAAAGAGGGATCTTCTTTCAATGTTTTAGTTACAGACTTGGTCCTACCAGGTATCGGAGGATTGGAACTCGCATCCGAAGTCTACAATCTTTGTCCGGACATCAAGATTCTGATTATTTCAGGCTACACGGAAGACATGGTTATTCTAGAGGATCATCTCAAAACGAATACTGTTTTCCTCGCAAAGCCATTTGAAGTCGAATCTTTGAATCTAAAGATTCAGGAACTTCTAGCTTAA